A genomic region of Aeropyrum pernix K1 contains the following coding sequences:
- a CDS encoding penicillin acylase family protein: protein MTQWARSGATVVSALLTIILLSVPLVNPLAASLLDPKNGIIGGLGLDPPSGELSLPEDIPGEAKVYFDDEGVPYIHASSDEAAFYAAGWVHASLRLFQMDVFRRVGLGELSGLVGEAGLEADRRAAILGLRSVVDAEWRHIQNNPEFGEIVRIVEAYTAGVNGYISYALKTGRLPVEYRVLGVKPSPWLPQDTLAMAKVLALMLSYSEDDLILDRLVRKWGPEVIADFDIVGRSLNMPHASCDMAVDWGDVTGLEGPYNPLLSVEERREPLHESEPLDLGYNPDPEIIAAVVDRVLYMLSWNAASNNWVVSGSLTVSGNPLLANDPHLSLTAPGIWLPIVISSPSYSLAGVTIPGVPLVVIGRNSHVAWGFTNVGSDFTDFYRYQWVDENRYFYKGRIFGVEKSSIEAYVWDPLARSYRVQEISVARTIHGPVIEWQGEKFAVSYTSARPTFEMIFLWLLNKASSVRDALSAQRYFYGPPQNMVVADSAGNIAYSPVGAYPERATLPTIETGYGPIVNTGFLPFDGSAGEGEWRGFKPYSSLPVLFNPPQGFVATANSKPFEDGCWDGLGWDYADRFRTERIYTLLQERSAEEPLDAGDMRDIQLDVEDLGLKTLVSLMVRVASGDGGHVLERYMDMLAEWAENPQMNVDDYKPTLALLASWYFARDFWESLYGSEEHWRFIKLEYAEKALKAYLRGEDWVFNYFPEGTLEGMVNRSVERAVKTSETFFASPNPEAWVYGEMHYYNPEHLLSEALGFGECPAPGGPFTVNVAPPSSVSETRGAPVEAGPSVRLIADLSTTMLYMSLPGGSSGVPLSSFYDNLYWGYCRGEYHILTVGGEPPGGAKIVFRGG from the coding sequence TTGACTCAATGGGCCAGGAGTGGAGCCACAGTAGTATCAGCCCTCCTCACGATAATCCTCCTCTCCGTCCCCCTTGTAAACCCTCTTGCAGCATCCCTCCTCGACCCTAAAAACGGGATCATAGGCGGCTTGGGCCTGGACCCGCCATCGGGGGAGCTTAGCCTCCCCGAGGATATCCCAGGGGAGGCTAAGGTTTACTTCGACGACGAGGGGGTGCCCTATATACACGCGTCTAGTGACGAGGCAGCGTTCTACGCTGCTGGCTGGGTGCACGCGAGCCTCAGGCTCTTCCAGATGGATGTGTTCCGGAGGGTTGGTCTCGGAGAACTCTCAGGCCTAGTGGGCGAAGCCGGCCTTGAGGCCGATAGAAGGGCGGCCATACTAGGCCTGCGGAGCGTTGTTGATGCTGAATGGAGGCACATCCAGAATAACCCGGAGTTCGGGGAGATTGTGAGGATTGTTGAGGCCTACACTGCCGGGGTGAACGGTTACATAAGCTATGCTCTCAAGACGGGTAGGCTTCCTGTGGAGTACAGGGTTTTGGGCGTGAAGCCCAGCCCCTGGCTACCCCAGGACACCCTAGCAATGGCTAAGGTTCTGGCCCTCATGCTATCCTACAGCGAGGACGACCTCATTCTGGACAGGCTAGTCCGTAAGTGGGGGCCCGAGGTCATAGCTGACTTCGACATTGTGGGGAGGAGCCTCAACATGCCCCACGCTAGTTGCGATATGGCTGTGGACTGGGGAGATGTGACGGGGCTAGAGGGGCCGTATAACCCCCTACTTAGCGTGGAGGAGAGGCGGGAGCCTCTTCACGAGTCCGAGCCCCTCGACTTAGGCTACAATCCTGACCCCGAGATTATAGCTGCCGTAGTGGACCGCGTACTCTACATGCTGTCCTGGAACGCCGCCTCAAACAATTGGGTCGTCTCGGGGAGCCTGACAGTCTCTGGCAATCCGCTCCTAGCAAACGATCCACACCTCAGCCTGACAGCGCCCGGCATATGGCTACCCATAGTTATATCTAGCCCAAGCTATAGCCTGGCCGGGGTGACGATACCCGGGGTTCCACTCGTCGTTATAGGTAGGAACTCCCATGTGGCATGGGGCTTCACTAATGTTGGCAGTGACTTCACAGACTTCTACAGGTACCAGTGGGTCGATGAAAACAGATACTTCTACAAAGGTAGAATATTCGGCGTGGAGAAGTCTAGTATCGAGGCGTACGTCTGGGACCCCCTGGCGCGGAGCTATAGAGTCCAGGAGATAAGTGTGGCTAGAACAATACACGGGCCAGTTATAGAATGGCAGGGTGAGAAGTTCGCAGTCTCCTACACCTCAGCCAGGCCGACCTTCGAGATGATATTCCTCTGGCTCCTCAATAAGGCTAGCAGCGTTAGAGACGCTCTCTCCGCGCAGAGATACTTCTACGGGCCGCCCCAGAACATGGTAGTGGCTGACTCGGCGGGGAATATAGCCTATAGCCCCGTCGGCGCATACCCTGAAAGAGCTACACTACCCACTATTGAAACGGGCTACGGCCCGATTGTTAACACGGGATTCCTACCCTTCGACGGCAGCGCTGGAGAAGGGGAGTGGAGGGGGTTCAAGCCCTACTCAAGCCTCCCCGTCCTCTTCAACCCTCCGCAAGGGTTTGTGGCTACGGCAAACAGCAAACCATTCGAAGACGGTTGCTGGGATGGGCTAGGTTGGGACTACGCGGACAGGTTCAGAACTGAGAGGATCTACACTCTTCTCCAAGAGAGATCAGCGGAGGAACCTCTCGATGCTGGTGACATGAGGGATATACAGCTGGACGTCGAGGACCTGGGGCTCAAGACCCTGGTATCTCTCATGGTGAGGGTGGCATCGGGGGATGGCGGGCATGTGCTCGAAAGGTATATGGACATGCTGGCAGAGTGGGCGGAGAATCCCCAAATGAATGTAGACGACTACAAACCCACTCTTGCCCTCCTCGCTTCATGGTACTTCGCCCGCGACTTCTGGGAGAGCCTCTACGGCTCGGAGGAGCACTGGAGGTTTATCAAGCTGGAGTATGCTGAGAAGGCTCTCAAGGCGTACCTTAGGGGCGAGGATTGGGTTTTCAACTATTTCCCGGAGGGCACTCTAGAGGGGATGGTTAACAGGTCCGTGGAGAGGGCGGTGAAGACGTCAGAAACCTTCTTCGCTTCCCCCAACCCTGAGGCCTGGGTGTATGGGGAGATGCACTATTACAACCCTGAACACCTCCTGTCTGAAGCTCTGGGCTTCGGAGAATGTCCCGCGCCGGGTGGGCCGTTCACCGTTAATGTAGCACCTCCAAGCAGCGTGTCCGAAACCCGTGGTGCGCCAGTCGAGGCTGGCCCGAGCGTGAGGCTTATTGCGGACCTCTCCACGACAATGCTCTACATGAGCCTACCCGGAGGCTCTAGCGGAGTGCCGCTATCAAGCTTCTACGACAACCTCTACTGGGGCTACTGCCGCGGAGAATACCATATACTGACCGTTGGAGGCGAGCCGCCCGGGGGCGCCAAAATAGTTTTCAGAGGGGGATGA
- a CDS encoding dipeptidase, whose product MATPPVVDLHEDISFYYASMGAGQPLGGYAEDLEGRQADLPKYSRANVRIVFAAVFPESNVYQGGEGYPTPSSSRLLLLDQVKTYYALSSIHGVEIIESWRSAQEVLEAPRWRLGLLLHLEGADALADILDLELLHRLGFRSLGLTWNHDNRWAASCKTRRDYGLTQSGEDLVKKAAELGVIIDLAHASDKTVADAASASPKPVIVSHANFRWKVDSPRNVGEEAVEAVVSKGGVIGYSLISTLITRGRHPTLHDVASQMAEFVEVYGHRHLAIGTDYHGLLDIRPPTGLESIDRLPRLLEALADAGLSDRQIEAIAYGNIARVIREVLPES is encoded by the coding sequence TTGGCGACGCCCCCCGTTGTAGACCTTCACGAAGACATCTCTTTCTACTACGCCTCCATGGGTGCTGGCCAGCCTCTTGGAGGGTATGCGGAGGACCTGGAGGGGAGGCAGGCGGACCTGCCCAAGTACTCTAGGGCTAACGTGAGGATCGTGTTCGCGGCAGTGTTTCCCGAGTCAAATGTCTACCAGGGTGGGGAGGGCTATCCAACCCCCTCTTCCTCAAGGCTGTTGCTGCTGGACCAGGTTAAAACGTATTATGCTCTGTCGAGCATCCACGGGGTTGAGATAATCGAGAGCTGGCGTTCGGCCCAGGAAGTGTTGGAGGCGCCTCGCTGGAGGCTGGGCCTTCTACTACACCTCGAAGGGGCGGACGCCCTAGCGGACATCTTAGATCTCGAGCTCCTCCACAGACTGGGGTTTAGAAGCTTAGGCCTTACATGGAACCACGACAACCGTTGGGCTGCGAGCTGCAAGACCAGGAGGGACTATGGCCTAACCCAAAGCGGCGAGGACCTGGTTAAGAAGGCGGCAGAACTGGGGGTTATAATTGACCTGGCCCACGCCAGCGATAAGACAGTCGCTGATGCCGCCTCGGCCTCCCCCAAGCCCGTTATAGTTTCACACGCCAACTTCAGGTGGAAAGTTGACTCGCCGAGGAACGTGGGTGAAGAGGCTGTAGAGGCCGTAGTGTCGAAAGGCGGGGTGATAGGCTACTCTCTAATCTCAACCCTAATAACAAGGGGGAGACACCCCACGCTCCACGATGTTGCAAGTCAGATGGCGGAGTTCGTGGAGGTATATGGCCACAGGCACCTTGCAATAGGCACAGACTACCACGGCCTGCTCGACATAAGGCCGCCCACGGGGTTAGAGTCTATCGATAGACTGCCGCGCCTACTAGAGGCCTTGGCCGACGCTGGCCTCTCAGACAGGCAGATAGAGGCTATAGCATACGGCAATATAGCCAGGGTTATAAGGGAGGTCCTGCCAGAGTCCTGA
- a CDS encoding serine hydrolase, producing the protein MPPLPRELESFILEKMSRYRMPSLTLSAFKGGDVFQASYGYSSIEKGSPASVDTAYGIGSITKSFTALAVLALEEEGKLSLDDPVGNHLGIDLEVEGQPITLEHLLTHTSGVPATAYAEALLRGFLGVGGYWKPYSRPWDAVLYLKRAIDKGWAVSKPGRRFFYLNEGYVALGIVVERSSGYSYEEYIRRLVFEKLGMTSSGFIGERLEHAATPYKPGDRLEPVPLPAGITADGGIMSTARDMLRYVESLARGEFRGYAERMEKPRVRVPWQALGGEAYGYGLIIYPDFMGGRLASHGGSLLAYTAWMGYSTRLDSGVVLLSNTTGYPLAAMGMAVLSVLSGGSHLDPKPVRALEIVERLEGYYEGFDSSIAFNIRRVGTGLLVEPVGGVGSPMALSPREIPGPGELEAGEGSVVFVSPYMGGVLEVEFNWSGERVEALLERYRLVKRGPARMPGV; encoded by the coding sequence GTGCCCCCCCTTCCCCGCGAGCTCGAGTCGTTCATCCTGGAGAAGATGTCCCGCTATAGGATGCCCAGCCTTACACTATCGGCCTTTAAAGGGGGTGACGTGTTCCAAGCGTCCTACGGCTACTCGAGCATAGAGAAGGGCTCACCTGCTAGTGTTGACACAGCGTATGGAATAGGGAGTATAACGAAGTCGTTCACAGCGCTAGCCGTACTCGCTCTGGAGGAAGAGGGGAAGCTCTCCCTGGACGACCCGGTGGGAAACCACCTGGGTATAGACCTCGAGGTGGAAGGCCAGCCTATAACTCTGGAGCACCTCTTAACCCACACGTCGGGAGTACCGGCGACGGCCTATGCTGAGGCCCTTCTAAGGGGCTTCCTAGGTGTTGGGGGGTATTGGAAGCCCTACTCCAGGCCTTGGGACGCGGTCCTCTATCTTAAGAGGGCTATCGATAAGGGGTGGGCGGTTTCGAAGCCGGGGAGGAGGTTTTTCTACCTCAACGAGGGTTACGTTGCCCTGGGCATTGTGGTGGAGAGGTCCTCGGGCTACAGCTACGAGGAGTACATTAGGAGGCTAGTCTTCGAGAAGCTGGGGATGACGAGCTCGGGTTTCATAGGGGAGAGGCTGGAGCACGCTGCCACGCCCTACAAGCCTGGCGACAGGCTGGAGCCCGTGCCGCTCCCCGCCGGCATAACCGCTGACGGGGGTATAATGTCGACGGCGAGGGACATGCTGCGTTACGTAGAGAGTCTTGCCAGGGGCGAGTTCAGGGGTTACGCGGAGAGGATGGAGAAGCCTAGGGTTAGGGTCCCCTGGCAAGCCCTAGGGGGTGAAGCCTACGGCTATGGCCTCATAATCTACCCTGACTTCATGGGCGGCAGGCTGGCGAGCCATGGAGGCAGCCTCCTTGCCTACACGGCTTGGATGGGCTACTCCACCAGGCTCGACTCCGGGGTTGTCCTCCTGTCGAACACCACGGGCTACCCCCTTGCAGCTATGGGGATGGCCGTGCTATCCGTCCTGTCAGGAGGCTCACACCTGGACCCCAAGCCTGTGAGGGCTCTTGAGATAGTGGAGAGGCTGGAGGGCTATTATGAGGGGTTCGACTCTAGCATCGCTTTCAACATAAGAAGGGTTGGAACTGGGCTTCTGGTGGAGCCTGTGGGGGGCGTAGGCTCTCCAATGGCGCTGTCTCCACGTGAGATACCGGGGCCGGGTGAACTGGAGGCGGGTGAGGGTAGCGTGGTGTTCGTGTCACCCTACATGGGCGGTGTCCTCGAGGTGGAGTTCAACTGGAGTGGGGAGAGGGTTGAGGCCTTGCTTGAGAGGTACAGGTTGGTAAAGAGGGGGCCGGCTAGGATGCCTGGGGTCTAG
- a CDS encoding hotdog domain-containing protein, translating into MGDNCSRIFNVSDTVVNTLHIVMQSHANPLGILHGGNMIRWLVDAGTLAASKVVVGYPLLAGIDFIYLGKPVGVGETIAVFAWSPYAGRSSVEVGLAAYSLGRPGGQGLERVSAAHMTFVNVKPHEGVLRPHPHGSCIEAVDREEERLLEASMKMREARVERLRGRELLRQTVYSLRESGTEPFEVESYRIVNPIDSVAYDVMHAGAMLYIVDELGAVAALRSSAGIVVTGFVGPADFVAPMRVGEVLRMWARTSYVGRSSVEVLIRSASGFMGGGEARLTSEAYLTYISLDSSGRPLEINAPRGWEPEEQALRRAEWRRRLIRSIDSGETALEPPRRFLEMLMRGRVG; encoded by the coding sequence TTGGGCGACAACTGCTCGAGGATCTTCAACGTTAGTGATACTGTTGTGAACACGCTCCACATAGTAATGCAGAGCCACGCTAACCCTCTGGGCATACTTCACGGAGGCAATATGATCAGGTGGCTTGTGGACGCCGGTACTCTGGCCGCTTCTAAGGTGGTCGTCGGTTATCCTCTTCTAGCGGGCATAGACTTCATCTATCTCGGCAAGCCGGTTGGTGTGGGGGAGACGATAGCCGTCTTCGCATGGTCGCCATACGCTGGGAGGAGTAGCGTGGAGGTGGGTCTCGCGGCGTACTCCCTCGGCAGGCCTGGGGGTCAGGGGCTGGAGCGTGTGAGCGCTGCTCACATGACCTTCGTCAACGTGAAGCCTCATGAGGGGGTTCTCAGACCCCATCCACACGGGTCGTGTATAGAGGCTGTCGACAGGGAGGAGGAGAGGTTGTTGGAGGCAAGCATGAAGATGAGGGAGGCCAGGGTGGAGAGGCTCAGGGGTAGGGAACTGTTAAGGCAGACTGTGTATAGCCTGAGGGAGTCGGGGACCGAGCCCTTTGAGGTTGAGTCCTACAGGATTGTGAACCCTATCGACTCTGTAGCCTATGACGTTATGCATGCAGGAGCCATGCTCTATATAGTTGACGAGCTCGGGGCCGTAGCGGCACTGCGAAGTTCTGCTGGCATTGTAGTGACGGGGTTTGTAGGCCCGGCGGACTTCGTAGCCCCTATGAGGGTGGGCGAGGTCCTCAGGATGTGGGCCCGCACCTCCTACGTGGGGAGGAGTAGTGTGGAGGTCCTCATAAGATCCGCCTCAGGGTTTATGGGGGGCGGGGAGGCCAGACTGACCAGCGAGGCCTACCTCACCTACATAAGCCTCGATAGCTCCGGGCGCCCTCTCGAGATAAATGCACCCCGGGGTTGGGAGCCTGAGGAGCAGGCTCTGAGGAGGGCGGAGTGGAGGAGGCGGCTGATAAGGTCTATCGACTCGGGTGAAACCGCTTTAGAGCCACCGAGGCGGTTTCTCGAAATGCTGATGAGGGGGCGTGTAGGATAG
- a CDS encoding uL15 family ribosomal protein gives MVVRRRKKSRKLRGRTRTMSWGRIGQHRKSGSKGGYGAAGLGKHEWTWTIKYAPTWYGKKGFNPPRIRAGLEVTTINVGQLDEIAALLEAQGKAEKEDGKIVVNLEKLGIHKLLGEGRVARPLKVITPLASELAIKKIEEAGGEVIVTRATREEAEES, from the coding sequence ATGGTCGTTAGGAGGAGAAAGAAGTCTAGAAAGCTCAGGGGTAGGACGAGGACCATGAGCTGGGGTAGGATAGGGCAGCACAGGAAGAGCGGGTCGAAAGGCGGCTACGGTGCAGCAGGTCTTGGCAAGCACGAGTGGACGTGGACTATAAAGTATGCTCCAACGTGGTACGGTAAGAAGGGGTTCAACCCGCCCAGGATAAGGGCCGGGCTTGAGGTGACAACTATCAACGTCGGCCAGCTGGACGAGATAGCGGCGCTCCTCGAGGCCCAGGGAAAGGCCGAGAAGGAGGACGGAAAGATAGTTGTAAACCTTGAGAAGCTGGGTATCCACAAGCTTCTCGGCGAGGGGAGGGTAGCTAGGCCGCTGAAGGTAATAACCCCCCTGGCCTCCGAACTGGCTATAAAGAAAATTGAGGAGGCTGGCGGCGAGGTTATAGTAACCAGGGCTACACGGGAGGAGGCGGAGGAGAGCTAG
- the rpmD gene encoding 50S ribosomal protein L30 yields the protein MPLYAVIRIRGTVDVPPDIDKTLYLLRLRRRYTASIYHDSLPGLRDMLRTVEAWTTYGEIEERVLEELLRKRGRIVGDKPLTDKWVEENLGLSGLGELAEKLVSGELHYHRLEEKGVKPFFRLHPPRGGFKKSIKRMFRDGGELGYRGSAINELILKML from the coding sequence ATGCCTCTCTATGCTGTGATACGGATCAGAGGCACGGTGGACGTCCCGCCCGACATAGACAAGACCCTATACCTGTTAAGGCTTAGGAGGAGGTATACAGCCTCCATATACCACGATAGTCTTCCAGGCCTCAGGGATATGCTGAGGACTGTTGAGGCCTGGACTACATACGGCGAGATAGAGGAGAGAGTGTTAGAGGAACTCCTCAGAAAGAGGGGGAGGATAGTCGGCGACAAGCCCCTCACAGACAAGTGGGTGGAAGAGAACCTTGGACTGAGCGGTCTAGGCGAGCTTGCGGAGAAGCTTGTTTCGGGCGAGTTACACTACCACAGGCTCGAGGAGAAGGGTGTAAAACCCTTCTTCAGGCTACACCCCCCGCGTGGCGGCTTCAAGAAATCTATAAAGAGGATGTTCAGAGACGGGGGAGAGCTGGGCTACAGGGGTTCCGCGATAAACGAGCTTATACTTAAGATGCTCTAG
- the rpsE gene encoding 30S ribosomal protein S5: MSQREAGQVDLEAWQPRTRVGRLVKEGKIKSIDEIFRRNLPILETEIVDYLLPGLDHEVIDVSIVQKMTDAGRITRFRAVVVVGNKDGYVGLGKGKARQFRFAIEKAIRNAKLNIIPVRRGCGSWECTCGEAHSVPFTVRGKSGSVEVILKPAPKGTGLVAGDVAKVVLRLAGISDVWTFTKGETRTSYNFARATYLALRNTYRFVTPADWAEARLRL, encoded by the coding sequence GTGTCGCAGAGAGAGGCCGGGCAGGTAGACCTGGAGGCTTGGCAGCCGAGGACTAGGGTCGGCAGGCTCGTTAAGGAGGGTAAGATAAAGAGTATCGACGAGATATTCAGGAGGAACCTGCCGATACTAGAGACGGAGATAGTAGACTACCTTCTACCCGGGCTCGACCACGAGGTTATAGATGTGAGTATAGTTCAGAAGATGACGGACGCAGGAAGAATAACCAGATTCAGGGCCGTGGTGGTGGTGGGCAACAAGGACGGTTACGTAGGCCTGGGCAAGGGGAAGGCTAGGCAGTTCAGATTTGCAATAGAGAAGGCCATACGGAATGCCAAACTCAACATAATACCTGTCCGGAGGGGCTGCGGCAGCTGGGAGTGCACATGCGGCGAAGCCCACAGCGTTCCCTTTACTGTGAGGGGGAAGAGCGGCAGCGTAGAGGTTATACTGAAGCCCGCTCCAAAGGGAACCGGGCTGGTTGCAGGGGACGTGGCGAAAGTTGTCCTTAGGCTGGCCGGTATAAGCGACGTCTGGACCTTCACAAAGGGTGAGACGAGGACCAGCTACAACTTCGCCAGGGCCACCTACCTTGCGCTTAGGAACACCTACCGCTTCGTCACGCCAGCCGACTGGGCCGAAGCAAGGCTCAGGCTCTAA
- a CDS encoding 50S ribosomal protein L18 has protein sequence MGRGPRYRVPLRRRREGKTNYYRRFRLVKSGKPRMAVRISNEYLWVQFLEARIEGDRVIAAAHSRELIKKFGWKGDGNNTCAAYLTGYLAGLRALEKGVREAVLDVGLHKPVKGSRVFAALKGALDAGVEIPHSEEILPGDERVRCEHIAQWAEALKEENAELYQRQFSRYLDRGLNPEELPGHVEEVKKAIEEAYKHVAEETAAEGEEVEVKA, from the coding sequence ATGGGCAGAGGGCCGAGGTACAGGGTGCCGCTCAGAAGGAGGAGAGAAGGTAAGACTAACTACTACAGGAGGTTCAGGCTAGTCAAATCCGGAAAGCCCAGGATGGCTGTGAGGATATCCAACGAGTACCTGTGGGTCCAGTTCCTCGAGGCCAGGATAGAGGGTGACAGGGTGATAGCAGCTGCTCACAGCAGGGAGCTGATAAAGAAGTTCGGGTGGAAGGGAGATGGTAACAACACATGCGCAGCCTACCTGACAGGATACCTGGCCGGGCTGAGGGCGCTGGAGAAGGGTGTCAGGGAAGCTGTGCTAGATGTGGGGCTTCACAAGCCTGTTAAAGGCTCTCGAGTATTCGCCGCATTAAAGGGCGCTCTGGACGCTGGCGTCGAGATACCCCACTCCGAGGAGATACTTCCTGGCGATGAGAGGGTTAGGTGCGAGCATATAGCCCAGTGGGCTGAGGCTCTGAAGGAGGAGAATGCTGAGCTGTACCAGCGCCAGTTCTCCAGATACCTAGACCGCGGCCTTAACCCGGAGGAGCTGCCGGGCCATGTAGAAGAGGTAAAGAAAGCTATAGAGGAGGCTTACAAGCACGTCGCAGAGGAGACGGCAGCCGAGGGTGAAGAGGTAGAGGTTAAAGCCTGA
- a CDS encoding 50S ribosomal protein L19e yields MDYRFQRRLAAEILGVGESRIWISPDPELREEIEGAVTKADVRALIKRGVIKVLPEKGNAGHASKVRHLQRRKGRRRGMGRRKGVATARLDPKERWMHRIRKIRRYLRYLRDKQVIDRKTYRRLYMLAKGGTFRDLASLKRYMADRGLVPEEKIR; encoded by the coding sequence ATGGACTATAGATTCCAGAGGAGGCTCGCAGCCGAGATTCTAGGTGTAGGGGAGTCTAGAATCTGGATAAGCCCCGATCCAGAACTCAGAGAGGAGATAGAAGGGGCCGTAACCAAGGCGGACGTGCGGGCTCTGATAAAGAGGGGTGTGATAAAGGTTCTACCTGAGAAGGGGAACGCAGGCCACGCCAGCAAGGTTAGGCACCTTCAGAGAAGGAAAGGTAGGAGGCGTGGAATGGGCAGGAGAAAGGGAGTAGCAACCGCCAGGCTAGACCCGAAGGAGAGATGGATGCATAGGATTAGGAAGATAAGAAGGTACCTGAGGTACCTGAGGGACAAGCAGGTTATAGACAGGAAGACGTATAGGAGGCTCTACATGCTTGCCAAGGGTGGCACCTTCAGAGACCTCGCAAGCCTGAAGAGGTACATGGCTGACAGGGGGCTAGTGCCAGAGGAGAAGATAAGGTGA
- a CDS encoding 50S ribosomal protein L32e: protein MAGGEPQSLEEAFAARRNVLAARRARERLRRLIASKSRHRFLRYLSWRFWKFERRDYWRKPKGNDNKMRLQLKGYPPIVKVGYRTPKAIRGMHPSGLEPVIVSSAKDLERLSPERHIVYIASGVGLRKKQEIRRAALERGFRVAN, encoded by the coding sequence ATGGCCGGTGGGGAGCCCCAGAGTCTTGAGGAGGCTTTTGCCGCGAGGAGGAATGTATTGGCGGCTAGGAGGGCTAGGGAGAGGCTGAGGAGACTGATAGCGTCTAAAAGCAGACACAGGTTCCTACGCTACCTCAGCTGGAGGTTCTGGAAGTTCGAGAGGAGGGATTACTGGAGGAAGCCCAAGGGTAACGACAACAAGATGAGGCTCCAGCTCAAAGGATACCCCCCTATAGTGAAGGTCGGATACAGAACCCCCAAGGCTATAAGGGGTATGCACCCGAGCGGTCTGGAGCCTGTTATTGTTTCTTCCGCAAAGGATCTCGAGAGGCTAAGCCCAGAGAGGCATATAGTATATATTGCCTCCGGCGTGGGCCTACGTAAGAAGCAGGAGATCAGGAGGGCAGCCCTCGAGAGGGGGTTCAGGGTAGCTAACTAG
- a CDS encoding 50S ribosomal protein L6 → MAKDVHVVERVEVPEGVTVSIDGMRVKVSGPKGEVERDFSHARGVLIRLEDNSVVVESFFAKARQRALVGAIAGHIRNMIKGVQGGFRYKLKIMYSHFPINVKVEGDKFIISNFLGEKGLRIARIMPGVKVQVKGSDVIVEGIDVEKVAQTAANIELATKVKDKDRRKFMDGIYIYEREVIA, encoded by the coding sequence ATGGCTAAGGACGTGCACGTAGTGGAGAGAGTGGAGGTGCCTGAAGGGGTAACAGTGTCTATAGACGGCATGAGAGTCAAGGTATCTGGACCCAAGGGCGAGGTTGAGCGTGACTTCAGCCACGCTAGAGGCGTGCTCATCAGGCTGGAGGATAATAGCGTTGTTGTCGAGAGCTTCTTCGCCAAGGCTAGGCAAAGGGCTTTGGTGGGCGCTATAGCAGGCCACATAAGGAACATGATAAAGGGTGTTCAGGGCGGCTTCCGCTACAAGCTCAAGATAATGTATAGCCACTTCCCCATAAACGTAAAGGTTGAGGGCGACAAATTCATAATATCCAACTTCCTTGGAGAGAAAGGGCTGAGAATAGCTAGGATAATGCCTGGAGTGAAAGTGCAGGTCAAGGGTAGCGACGTTATCGTGGAGGGAATCGACGTGGAGAAGGTTGCCCAGACAGCGGCCAACATAGAGTTAGCGACGAAAGTTAAGGATAAGGATAGGAGGAAGTTTATGGACGGTATTTACATCTACGAGAGGGAGGTGATAGCCTGA
- a CDS encoding 30S ribosomal protein S8, which yields MVMLDTLANAMAAIKNAEMRGKGEAIIMPSSKLIANVLRILEKEGYIGGFEYIDDGRWGKFRVKLLGRINDIGVVKPRTPVSYRELAKMPEHLRKYLASRDVGLLILSTPQGVMTHREALKRKIGGIVIAYVY from the coding sequence ATGGTGATGCTTGACACGCTCGCAAACGCGATGGCGGCTATAAAGAATGCAGAGATGAGGGGCAAGGGCGAAGCAATAATCATGCCTTCGAGCAAGCTGATAGCCAACGTCCTCAGGATTCTTGAGAAGGAGGGCTACATAGGAGGTTTCGAGTACATAGACGACGGGAGGTGGGGCAAGTTCAGGGTCAAGCTGCTGGGCAGGATTAACGACATAGGCGTCGTGAAGCCCAGAACCCCGGTGAGCTACAGAGAGCTGGCCAAGATGCCGGAGCACCTTAGGAAATACCTGGCAAGCCGGGATGTGGGGCTCCTGATACTCTCAACACCCCAGGGGGTTATGACTCATAGGGAAGCGCTGAAGAGGAAGATAGGCGGCATAGTAATAGCATACGTCTACTAA
- a CDS encoding 30S ribosomal protein S14: MAKIRPPKPKRMGRGAQRCQRCGTRDAVIQKYGLYLCRQCFREIAPTLGFRKNR, translated from the coding sequence GTGGCTAAAATAAGGCCTCCAAAACCCAAGAGGATGGGGCGCGGTGCCCAGAGATGTCAGAGGTGCGGGACTAGGGATGCCGTCATACAGAAGTACGGCCTCTATCTGTGCCGCCAGTGCTTCAGGGAAATAGCCCCTACTCTCGGGTTCAGGAAGAACAGGTAG